The window TCAAGAAAACGATATTGGCACAAATtaccaaataaaataaaaaagtaaacACTACAATATGTCACTCTTGTCATCTTCTTGAAAAGATAGCCTACCATTTAATCCAGCAGTAACAAGTATTGCTGGATAATCCTGAGCTTTTACCTGGTCAAAACAGACACCCATCAGTAACTAACTTTAACATTTGATGATCTATCAGATGGATTTAAACTGAAACAAGACACACTGACACTCACATTATCAACTGGTGAATATGATTTCATGTAAAAGTAGAACTCTTCTTTCCGAGGATCACCCCATTCCTGCAATAAAACAAGTCATTCACATTTTGAAAGAAACATACTAATATTATCATAGCATCCTACTTTGAGTttccaaagaaaaaaaaagattatatATAAATCACCTCCCATTCTGCAGTTGTAAGAGGAATAGTTGGATCAAGCATTGTAGTCACAACATCTACAAATGGTACTCCAGCTACAGCAGCCTTAAATAAATCAGGCCTCATGTTTACAACAGCACCAATAAGCAACCCTCCTGCACTTCTTCCATTAATGCACAGTTTTTCTTTCGTACAATATTTCTTTTGTATCAGATACTCTGCACAATCGATAAAATCTGTGAATGTATTCTTCTTATGAAGATATTTCCCATTTTCATACCACTTCCTCCCCATTTCTCCACCCCCACGGATGTGAGCAATTGCATATATAAAACCACGATCCAATAAAGACAATCTTGATGCTTTGAAACTAGGATCCACACATATCTGCATAACAAGACAAATGGAAATTGCTTCAGTGACAATGTAGTAACGTACAAGTTCCAATTTATTTCTTGCATGCAAATCCATTACCTCATAGGATCCATATCCATATAGCAACATTGGATCCGACCCATCAAGCTTCACCAAATCCTTTCGGTAGACAATTGATATAGGAACATGAGTGCCATCTTGAGCAACTGCCCACTCCCTTTTGGTTACATAGTTTGAGATATCAAAACCACCCAATACCTGATTCCACCAAAAAAGAAACTCATTAGACCTAACgaggagtttttttttttttttactaaaatcaATCATCATGTATGTAACTTACTGTTTCGATTTTCTTCAGAACTGAAACTCCTGTATTCATGTCATAATCATATGTAGAAGGGGGTGTTCTCAGAGAGCTATAATCAAATCTCAATATACTTGAAGAAAATTGCGACTCTGCTGGTTCCACTGAATAAACAGGGTCAATAAATTCAACAGATTGGCCACCATGGAGACTTTGAAGTGGTTCACCAATAGGTGGAAGAGGGTAAAAGGTTACCCGAGGTAAACCCTTTTCACGCTCATACACAACAAGGTGATCACTAAAAGTTCTTACATCCTGTATTTTTACAGTTTCCCTATGAGGAAGAAGAATTGTGGTTGCATTTACATTGTCCAATGGACATGCTAGTAGTTCTGAATTGAAAGCCTCATCACTCCTCCTTTTGATGAAAAAATGATTGCCACGATGGCTGACTGATGTATCAATGCCCTCTGTGCGAGGTGTTAGAATTGTAAGATTGTTCTCAGGCTTTGAGATATCAAAATAGAAGATAGACCTTGTAGTTTTACTCTCTGATCCAACAAACAGGTACTTTTTGCTCTCAGAAGCTTCAAGATCTAGGGAAAACATATCATCTTTTTCATCATAAAGACATGAATCTGTCGATTGATTTGTACCCAACTTATGAAACCACACCTTATCTGGCCTGAGAATCGCATCCATGGTGATGTATAGCAAAGCCTCATCACCTGCCCATTCAAGATAACTTGTTACACCAACCAAGGGGTCACCAACAAGTGTGCAAGTCTCAGCATCCATGACATAAATGGTATAGATCTCATCTCCTTTAGTGTCTTCTGCGTATGCTACCAATTTGTGATTTGGACTGACATTAAAAGCACCAATGCTGTAATATGCATGCTCTTTAGCCTTAACATTTTCATCCAAAATCACATGCTCAGGAGGAGCTTCTGGTCCTGTTGGCATGGAATCATGAACAGATGGTGCATCCCCATTGTTTTCTACAAGGCGCCGACAATGCTGTACGTACTCCTTGCCCTCCAAAGTCCGCTCGTAATAGTAGTAAGGGCCTTTTCGAACAGGTGCAGATATATCATCTTCTTTAATCCGGCTTCTTAACTCAGCATAAATCCGATCTTCCAAATGTTTGGTTCCTGATATTTAAAATACAATAACTCTTTCAATTACTAAGAAAAAAGTTTCATATGAGAGAGTACAAGCAGCAAAAAACCAATCTACATCGACTTCAGATTGAGAGAGTACAGGTAGAAGGGAGTTGGTTACCTGACATGATGAAATCAGTATAAGCATTTTCTTGTTGAAGGTGGGAAAGGATTTCAGGATTGGAACGAGAATCGTCACGGAGCCAGTAGTAATTATCAACCCTAACGTCTCCAAACATTTCCATTTCGTGCTTCACCTTTTTAGCTACAGGAGGCTGCAGATTTTTCGTATCGGTAGCAGCCATGGCTGATGTTTGGGAGGAGCAGGTGGTGCTTGTTGTTGTTGTGTAGAATCGTTGAGACAGTCGAGTGAAACCGGAGGCAGAAGCAGAAGAGATCGGCCGTAATCCAAGTTTAATTTGGGCCAACGGGAATAACGAGACCATTTTTCGGCCTTTCCAGCCTTTTATCTTCACAGGCACGCAAATGTACAACTCTCTATTTGTTTTATtccataaaaaataataaataataaataataatacatGTCTGTATCTTTTATAAATGATTGGAATATATTTATACTAGGTGTAAAATCCGTGGGAATCACGggtaaaataaattttatttttcaatcatatttatttttaaataaaattctcAAGCTTTCATCTATCATTTCTAATTAATACTCAACCTCATACCACACAATCACAAAAGTTTTGATGAAACTGAGATCAAAAGAAaacttttctaaaaaaaaaactaaaaaaatgacTATTTAAGTTCAAGCACATAAAAAATACCCAAATTATATAAAATCATTATAatcaattttgatttttgaatatgTGGTACTATGAGAGTCAAATGCCCCCCTTTCTTCCTAAAAATGTTAAAGCTAACTTGAACTTCAaacaaaaaaaatcctaaatCATTCTAGTTTAAATACATACCAAATTATGTCACTTAAAAATAAAATTtccacttctaaaaatcataatagcaAACTATAATGCTATTACGCTTATAATTTCAAACCAAATTCTTCTATCTTTTAGCCCTTGAATATCAAAAATTCCAGTTTTAgtatcattttattcaaataaatcaaaattttgagaaaTATCATGAATATTGAATTcttttttcatgtatttttactttatgaccaaaatacccttatccTTCAAAAACACCAAAACCATCCCAAGACTATTCACATTCTTTTGCTCCAACATGTGCATCCATTTCGAATGGCTCGTAAAATTTTCTCATCTGATTAGTAACATGGAGTTAGCAACTAAGAAATGCGCATTCTATAGACAAATATTTGATAATTGCAAATCTTATGTCCATATTAGATAGATAACTTACTTTAAAAAATAGAACCTTATCCATATGTTGCGACTTGAACTTCCACCATTGTCTCTATATTCAACACCGTTTCAATTACTTGTAGATTGTAATACAATTTAATCACTTGTGACAAAAAAGGACCAATTACCTGGCCACCTAATAAACTCTCCAAAAAGTCAAGAGGCAAGTGTAAAGTTCTTGGATCATAATTTTCATTACCATGGGATCTCTTCTTGGCATCCTTTCGGGTTCTACTCAACAAAAAGTTTTCATCAATACAATATAATACCAAAAGACCAACATAAAAATCAATTAAACTGCATTTTTTGTAGAAACTACAAAGAGAGAGGAAGAAAGCGATATTATTGAAACGATCATAAACCTTAAGGTATTTACTTAAAAAACTGAAACTGAATAAACCAatagaaaataataaaattacaagcattagttttaatcttttgcaaataaaaaagaaaatacaagCTTACCTCTTTAGGTCATTTTATTAAAATACATCCAGCCAAAACACCAATCTTCTTATTGAATTTGTTATGAAGACGATATTTCCTCAAAGTCATTGTTGTAACCTTTAGCTCTAAGCGTATGGTTTGGAACCTAATGGACCAAAATCACTACCATTAAGGATAACCATCCACAAACTAGTATAAACAATAAATGAAAATTGTAAAAAAACCACTGACAAAACCATTACCTCCAAACACTACAAGCTGATAAAAACAAGattgtaaaaaaataaaatttaaacgaTATAAATATAAGAAAACAAAAGCTAAACGAAATAAATCCTTAAAAGAGCATATGTTTACCCTCTTAGGAAGATAATCCTGATAAATATTAAAGAAGTGAGATTCTTCATGACTCTCTTTTATTAATGAAAATCTCATTTATTCAAAAACTTATGTTTTCtcaataaaacaaaaatattaattttataacTTGGTAGGGCAATTACCTAAGCACCGACAAGATGCAATGAAGCTCCCAAAAGGGGAAAATGTATCCTAAAGCACCATGGGACAATATAGTCAAATTCTAGAACCAAGAGTGTCCCCTGAAATGAAAATTGTATCTATTAATTTATTCCTTTATAACGACATAAAAAATTTTCTAGACTAACATGCATTTCTTTATTCGATGTAGTTTGTAAAAAATACAATATTAAGTTTAAAACATAGAAGAGAGGTTGGACAATTTATGTGTAAAGACACTTAGTGAAATAGAAAGAAATAAACTCACAAGGTTACTTCTAGTCTATGTATCTTTTTTAGCATTTCGTTTATGGATACATTATAAGGGAAATAACAATTTGTTTGTATCTTAACCAAAAACTGAAATGAAAAGTAAATTTTCATGATCAGAACTTAGTTTAGtagataaaaaatattttattagaacAGTACAtaatttatacatatatcattTCCCACACTCACCATTCACATATTTTTTTTCCACCGCAATTTAGCTCCATATGCAAAAGATGAGGCTGAAATGATAGCGTATTCTCATAGTTGTTATTGTGTCCAAGTATTCTGGAATGTACTTATATAAGCATCACTTTTTTATTGTTAAAATGTCAACTTTATTGTAGGGACAAAAATGTCAAACTTGATTTTGCATGGACAAAAATGTTAAAATCTGTCGAGGACAAACATGTTAAAACAGAAGGAGAATTTTCAATCTTTCAACTAAAACCAATCCATGACAATTGAATGAGATTTACTTAGTCAAAACTTAAAAATATGTTTCTAGTTATCAGGGACAAAAATGCCCAACCGTCTTTCAATTAACAGTGATCCAATATACTATTTTCTTGGTaagttttggaaaaaaaaattgtgaGCGCATACAACTGCACACATTTGATGatcatttttttttagttttgggACAAAAAAAGAAGTTTGTAGTTGTTTCTTCTCCACCCACCCCCTAAAATCGCCTCAACAAAAAATAATCACAAATTTGAACAACTGTAATttacaaaaaaattaaacattaaaaaattaaaaattaaattaaattttgaattaaactcatttaaattttatgtttactCTAATTTCTCTTTCCAATCTATTTCAATATGCAAATGCtttcgaaaattttcaatgttCGATTTAAACTCATTAAATCATTTGTATGCTCTATCCCACCATACATCTCTCCATACCTCTCCCCTTGTTTCTATTTTGTGACCAACTATTCAACATTCTTCAATATTTACTAGGACTATTATAATAAAAGGTTTTGATGTATGGCCTCATTACAT of the Lactuca sativa cultivar Salinas chromosome 6, Lsat_Salinas_v11, whole genome shotgun sequence genome contains:
- the LOC111883021 gene encoding uncharacterized protein LOC111883021 — protein: MVSLFPLAQIKLGLRPISSASASGFTRLSQRFYTTTTSTTCSSQTSAMAATDTKNLQPPVAKKVKHEMEMFGDVRVDNYYWLRDDSRSNPEILSHLQQENAYTDFIMSGTKHLEDRIYAELRSRIKEDDISAPVRKGPYYYYERTLEGKEYVQHCRRLVENNGDAPSVHDSMPTGPEAPPEHVILDENVKAKEHAYYSIGAFNVSPNHKLVAYAEDTKGDEIYTIYVMDAETCTLVGDPLVGVTSYLEWAGDEALLYITMDAILRPDKVWFHKLGTNQSTDSCLYDEKDDMFSLDLEASESKKYLFVGSESKTTRSIFYFDISKPENNLTILTPRTEGIDTSVSHRGNHFFIKRRSDEAFNSELLACPLDNVNATTILLPHRETVKIQDVRTFSDHLVVYEREKGLPRVTFYPLPPIGEPLQSLHGGQSVEFIDPVYSVEPAESQFSSSILRFDYSSLRTPPSTYDYDMNTGVSVLKKIETVLGGFDISNYVTKREWAVAQDGTHVPISIVYRKDLVKLDGSDPMLLYGYGSYEICVDPSFKASRLSLLDRGFIYAIAHIRGGGEMGRKWYENGKYLHKKNTFTDFIDCAEYLIQKKYCTKEKLCINGRSAGGLLIGAVVNMRPDLFKAAVAGVPFVDVVTTMLDPTIPLTTAEWEEWGDPRKEEFYFYMKSYSPVDNVKAQDYPAILVTAGLNDPRVLYSEPAKFVAKLREMKTDENVLLFKCEMGAGHFSKSGRFEKLQEDAFTYTFILKILNMVPIKVVV